One window of Lawsonibacter asaccharolyticus genomic DNA carries:
- a CDS encoding 3-dehydroquinate dehydratase: MKTKTVLLRGVEIGAGRPKIIVPIVGKTEQEILDKAAQLVQAKPDVVEWRVDYFQGVGDVQRVVDTARQLNEALGEIPILFTFRTKREGGEKEIGMEDYTALNRAVAQSSYVDAVDVEIFSGDEVVRKNISAIHDAGAAVVGSSHEFHRTPEHAELIYRLRKMQDMGADILKVAVMPQNKADVLTLLSATEEMYRLYAQRPLLTMSMASDGVISRLCGEVFGSAATFGMVGQGSAPGQIPADQLEQVLEILHRAL; the protein is encoded by the coding sequence ATGAAGACAAAGACCGTACTGCTGCGCGGGGTGGAGATCGGCGCGGGCAGACCGAAGATCATCGTCCCCATCGTAGGGAAGACGGAGCAGGAGATCCTAGACAAAGCCGCCCAGCTGGTCCAGGCCAAGCCCGATGTGGTGGAATGGCGGGTGGACTACTTCCAGGGCGTGGGCGACGTCCAGCGGGTGGTGGATACCGCCAGACAGCTGAACGAGGCACTGGGGGAGATCCCCATCCTCTTCACTTTCCGCACCAAGCGGGAGGGCGGCGAAAAGGAGATCGGTATGGAGGACTACACCGCTTTGAACCGGGCCGTCGCCCAGTCGAGCTATGTGGACGCGGTGGATGTGGAGATTTTTTCCGGTGACGAGGTGGTGCGCAAGAACATCTCCGCCATCCATGATGCCGGCGCGGCGGTGGTGGGGTCCAGCCATGAATTCCACCGGACACCGGAGCACGCCGAGCTCATCTACCGGCTGCGGAAGATGCAGGATATGGGGGCCGACATCCTGAAGGTGGCTGTGATGCCCCAGAACAAGGCTGACGTGCTGACCCTGCTCTCCGCCACCGAGGAGATGTATCGGCTGTACGCCCAGCGGCCGCTGCTGACCATGTCCATGGCGTCGGACGGCGTCATCAGCCGCCTGTGCGGCGAGGTGTTCGGCTCCGCCGCCACCTTCGGCATGGTGGGCCAGGGCTCAGCCCCCGGCCAGATCCCGGCGGATCAACTGGAACAGGTGCTGGAGATCCTCCACAGAGCGCTGTGA
- a CDS encoding transcriptional regulator AbrB family, with protein sequence MSDNEKYMSSVKVGPKGQIVIPKEIRDMFQISPGDTLLILADAQRGIALERYQVFEQIAESIFQGRGRDIYPDHSESESRAFAQAIRQLSTPEEPEER encoded by the coding sequence ATGTCTGACAATGAGAAGTATATGAGCTCCGTCAAGGTGGGACCGAAAGGCCAAATCGTCATTCCTAAGGAGATCCGGGACATGTTCCAGATCAGCCCCGGGGACACCCTGCTGATCCTGGCCGACGCACAACGGGGCATCGCCCTGGAGCGCTACCAGGTCTTTGAGCAGATCGCCGAGTCCATCTTCCAGGGGCGGGGCCGGGATATCTATCCTGACCACAGCGAGTCGGAGTCCAGGGCTTTTGCCCAGGCCATCCGGCAGCTGAGCACACCGGAAGAGCCTGAGGAACGGTAA
- a CDS encoding translation elongation factor P yields the protein MAMISASDFRNGVTFEMDGKVMQVVEFQHVKPGKGAAFVRTKMKNIITGGVTETSFNPTAKFEQAFVERKDMEYSYNDGDLYYFMDMETYDMLPISKDMLGDAFKFVKENMSCKVMSYKGSVFGVEPPNFVELEVTETDPGFKGDTATNVTKPATLETGAEIKVPLFINPGDKIKIDTRTGEYLERCKG from the coding sequence ATGGCAATGATTTCCGCCAGTGATTTCCGCAACGGCGTGACCTTTGAGATGGACGGCAAGGTCATGCAGGTCGTCGAGTTCCAGCACGTCAAGCCCGGCAAGGGCGCCGCCTTTGTCCGCACCAAGATGAAGAACATCATCACCGGCGGTGTGACCGAGACCTCCTTCAACCCCACCGCCAAGTTTGAACAGGCTTTCGTGGAGCGCAAGGACATGGAGTACAGCTACAACGACGGCGATCTGTACTATTTCATGGACATGGAGACCTACGACATGCTGCCCATCAGCAAGGATATGCTGGGCGACGCCTTCAAGTTCGTGAAGGAGAACATGAGCTGCAAGGTCATGTCCTACAAGGGCAGCGTCTTCGGTGTGGAGCCCCCCAACTTCGTGGAGCTGGAGGTCACCGAGACCGATCCCGGCTTCAAGGGCGACACCGCCACCAACGTGACCAAGCCCGCCACCCTGGAGACCGGCGCCGAGATCAAGGTGCCCCTGTTCATCAACCCTGGTGACAAGATCAAGATCGACACCCGCACCGGAGAGTACCTGGAGCGCTGCAAGGGCTGA